From the Alloalcanivorax dieselolei B5 genome, one window contains:
- the aspS gene encoding aspartate--tRNA ligase, protein MRSHYCGDLRASHDGETVELCGWVHRRRDHGGVIFLDVRDRTGLVQVVFDPDTVDAFALADKVRGEYVLKITGRVRLRDEAVRNARMATGDIEVLGKALTILNEAQTPPFELDEYSAAGEEVRLKYRYLDLRRPEALQRFQFRSRLTHAVRAFLEQEGFMDVETPVLTRATPEGARDYLVPSRTHAGSFFALPQSPQLFKQLLMVAGFDRYYQIAKCFRDEDLRADRQPEFTQIDLEASFVEEEDIMGVAERMARTLFRELLDVELPEFPRMTFAEAMNRYGSDKPDLRVPMELVDIADLMDGVEFKVFAGPAKDPKGRVVALKVPGGADLSRKEIDEYTKFVGIYGAKGLAYVKVNDLAAGAEGLQSPILKFLTEDAIKGILERTGAATGDLIFFGADKAKVVNEAIGALRVKVGHERGLAEGDWKPLWVVDFPMFEEEDGRYYALHHPFTMPKCDPEELKSNPEGALSRAYDMVLNGTELGGGSIRIHRPDMQQTVFEALGIDEQEAREKFGFLLDALKYGAPPHGGLAFGLDRMVMLMTGSDSIREVIAFPKTQTAACLMTNAPSPVDNQQLREVGISVRKENN, encoded by the coding sequence ATGCGAAGCCATTATTGCGGTGATTTGCGGGCCTCCCATGATGGGGAGACGGTGGAACTGTGCGGTTGGGTACATCGCCGCCGCGATCACGGCGGGGTTATTTTCCTGGACGTGCGTGACCGCACTGGTCTGGTGCAGGTGGTGTTCGATCCCGATACGGTGGACGCCTTTGCCCTGGCCGACAAGGTTCGTGGCGAATACGTGCTGAAAATCACCGGCCGGGTGCGGCTGCGTGACGAGGCGGTGCGTAATGCGCGCATGGCCACCGGCGATATCGAAGTGCTGGGCAAGGCGCTGACCATTCTCAACGAAGCACAGACGCCGCCGTTCGAGCTGGACGAGTATTCCGCCGCCGGTGAGGAAGTGCGGTTGAAGTACCGCTATCTGGACCTGCGTCGACCGGAAGCTCTGCAGCGCTTCCAGTTCCGTTCCCGGCTCACCCATGCGGTACGCGCCTTCCTGGAGCAGGAAGGTTTCATGGACGTGGAAACCCCGGTACTGACCCGGGCCACGCCGGAAGGGGCACGGGATTATCTGGTGCCCAGCCGTACCCACGCCGGCAGCTTCTTCGCGCTGCCGCAATCTCCGCAGTTGTTCAAGCAGTTGCTGATGGTGGCCGGTTTCGATCGCTACTATCAGATCGCCAAGTGCTTCCGCGACGAGGACCTGCGCGCTGACCGTCAGCCGGAATTCACCCAGATCGACCTGGAAGCGTCTTTTGTCGAGGAAGAGGACATCATGGGCGTGGCCGAGCGTATGGCCCGTACCCTGTTCCGCGAGTTGCTGGATGTGGAGCTGCCGGAGTTTCCACGCATGACGTTCGCCGAGGCGATGAACCGCTACGGTTCCGACAAGCCGGATCTGCGCGTGCCGATGGAACTGGTGGACATCGCTGATCTGATGGATGGCGTGGAATTCAAGGTGTTCGCCGGCCCGGCCAAGGATCCCAAGGGGCGGGTGGTGGCGCTGAAAGTGCCCGGCGGCGCCGATCTGTCCCGCAAGGAAATCGATGAATACACCAAGTTCGTCGGTATCTACGGCGCCAAGGGGCTGGCCTATGTGAAGGTCAACGACCTGGCCGCTGGCGCCGAAGGGCTGCAATCCCCGATTCTCAAATTCCTCACCGAGGACGCCATCAAGGGCATCCTGGAACGGACCGGGGCCGCCACCGGCGATCTGATCTTCTTCGGTGCCGACAAGGCCAAAGTCGTCAATGAAGCGATCGGCGCGTTGCGGGTCAAGGTCGGCCATGAGCGTGGTCTGGCCGAGGGCGACTGGAAGCCGCTGTGGGTGGTGGACTTCCCCATGTTCGAGGAAGAAGACGGCCGCTATTATGCGCTGCACCATCCGTTCACCATGCCCAAGTGCGACCCCGAGGAACTGAAGAGCAACCCGGAAGGCGCGCTGTCGCGGGCCTACGATATGGTGCTCAATGGCACCGAACTGGGCGGCGGTTCCATCCGTATTCATCGCCCGGACATGCAGCAGACCGTGTTCGAGGCACTTGGCATTGACGAACAGGAAGCGCGCGAGAAATTCGGTTTCCTGCTCGACGCACTGAAATACGGTGCACCGCCCCACGGCGGTCTGGCCTTCGGCCTGGACCGCATGGTGATGCTGATGACCGGCAGCGACTCGATTCGTGAAGTGATTGCTTTCCCGAAAACCCAGACCGCGGCTTGCCTGATGACCAACGCGCCTTCGCCGGTGGACAATCAGCAGCTGCGCGAAGTGGGCATCAGCGTTCGCAAGGAAAATAACTAA
- a CDS encoding HU family DNA-binding protein — protein sequence MAAKKKAVKKTASSTPKARAVKAIAEPMTKTQIVTQISETTGLTKKDVNAVFDELAVVMEGHLKKRGAGQFTLPGLIKVVTQKKPATKARKGINPFTGQETTFAAKPARTMVKIRPLKKLKDMAG from the coding sequence ATGGCTGCAAAGAAAAAAGCGGTGAAGAAAACCGCCAGCTCCACTCCCAAGGCCCGAGCCGTGAAAGCCATCGCCGAGCCGATGACCAAAACCCAAATCGTTACTCAGATCAGTGAAACCACCGGTCTCACCAAAAAAGACGTCAATGCCGTCTTTGATGAGCTGGCCGTGGTGATGGAAGGTCATCTGAAGAAACGTGGCGCCGGCCAGTTCACCCTGCCGGGTCTGATCAAAGTCGTCACCCAGAAGAAACCGGCGACCAAGGCCCGCAAGGGCATCAACCCTTTCACCGGTCAGGAAACCACCTTCGCGGCCAAACCGGCCCGCACCATGGTAAAAATCCGTCCGTTGAAAAAGCTCAAGGATATGGCGGGCTGA
- a CDS encoding PA4642 family protein codes for MAERKDKRKVIGEPMTDEQIKLFLDLPPEEGENADFHVLIRAYRALRVEDFERFLAFFIEQDGDLRARDDKGRTLIEVMRGHGKNDDYIAVLEQAGG; via the coding sequence ATGGCTGAACGCAAGGACAAACGCAAAGTCATCGGCGAGCCGATGACCGACGAACAAATCAAACTGTTTCTGGACCTGCCTCCCGAGGAAGGTGAGAACGCCGATTTTCATGTGCTGATTCGCGCCTATCGCGCCCTGCGCGTGGAGGATTTCGAGCGTTTCCTGGCCTTCTTCATCGAACAGGACGGTGACCTGCGCGCCCGGGACGACAAGGGCCGGACCCTGATCGAGGTGATGCGCGGCCACGGCAAGAACGACGACTACATCGCCGTGCTGGAACAGGCCGGCGGCTGA
- a CDS encoding ATP-binding protein, producing the protein MTGLPPYVVWRRRMLWLRAVLVIALALALLVLRQFSALVPLSLTPLLWLGALLLPNLLTLLTLNLDPRPQQRLLAVELAMDVLLFLAVVQLFGGASNPMTFYLLVPVLMAGMTLPPMTNGLVLILALTGYMTVSQWHHMPAPHTALHALTRELSALHNIGMAVAFAALAVTLSILGQVIQALTRQQQRQQDKAMELAGRRERMYQVAATLAHQAHELNTPLSSLVMISDNALQEPGLSGTTRADLEQIHALARQVAGKLRRADHHDVPEDIDFAALIDRLRLHLRHLQPTLEIRHQGPDHAVLKQASDWFRVLANLGYNAIDAGAGTLAIQLSTAPEEWRLQISDDGPDHPERPGREGMGIGLALVESTLENLDARLEMEFSRQWTQARIRWSGYGA; encoded by the coding sequence ATGACCGGATTGCCTCCCTACGTAGTCTGGCGCCGCCGCATGCTCTGGCTGCGGGCGGTGCTGGTGATCGCCCTCGCCCTGGCGCTGCTGGTGCTGCGCCAGTTTTCAGCGCTGGTGCCGCTATCACTCACGCCACTGCTGTGGCTGGGCGCGCTACTGCTGCCCAATCTGTTGACCCTGCTGACATTGAATCTGGATCCCCGCCCTCAGCAACGTCTGCTGGCGGTGGAGCTGGCCATGGACGTGCTGCTGTTTCTCGCCGTGGTGCAACTGTTCGGCGGCGCCAGCAACCCGATGACCTTTTACCTGCTGGTACCGGTATTGATGGCCGGCATGACCCTGCCCCCCATGACCAATGGCCTGGTGCTGATTCTCGCCCTGACCGGTTATATGACGGTGAGCCAGTGGCACCACATGCCCGCCCCCCATACCGCTCTGCACGCTCTGACCCGGGAACTGAGCGCCCTGCACAATATCGGCATGGCGGTGGCTTTCGCCGCGCTGGCGGTGACGCTTTCCATCCTCGGTCAGGTGATCCAGGCCTTGACCCGGCAACAGCAGCGTCAGCAGGACAAGGCCATGGAACTGGCCGGGCGCCGCGAGCGCATGTACCAGGTGGCGGCGACACTGGCCCACCAGGCCCACGAACTCAACACCCCGTTGAGCAGTCTGGTGATGATCAGCGATAACGCCTTGCAGGAGCCCGGGCTGTCCGGCACCACGCGCGCCGATCTGGAACAAATCCACGCACTGGCCCGGCAGGTCGCCGGCAAGCTGCGCCGGGCCGATCACCATGACGTCCCCGAGGACATCGATTTCGCCGCCCTGATCGACCGCTTGCGCCTGCACCTCAGACATCTGCAACCCACCCTGGAGATCCGCCATCAGGGCCCCGACCACGCCGTGCTCAAACAGGCCAGCGACTGGTTCCGGGTGCTTGCCAATCTCGGCTACAACGCCATCGATGCCGGCGCCGGCACGCTGGCGATTCAATTGAGCACGGCGCCGGAGGAGTGGCGCCTGCAGATCAGTGATGATGGTCCGGATCATCCGGAACGCCCCGGCCGCGAGGGGATGGGCATCGGCCTGGCGCTGGTGGAGAGTACCCTGGAAAACCTGGACGCACGGCTGGAGATGGAATTCAGCCGGCAATGGACCCAGGCCCGCATCCGTTGGAGTGGTTATGGCGCTTGA
- a CDS encoding response regulator transcription factor, which yields MALETLLLVEDDELLATQTRRALERHGLSVTLAADAGQARQCMASLPTLDAAVLDQNLGADNGLDLIAPLLTHFPQCRILVLTGYGSIAAAVAATRRGAHNYLTKPAGAGDILDALRLDPAQMESLPDSPPSLQRLEWEHIQRVLDAHGGNISHAAAALGIHRRTLQRRLKKRPSPVQFERERPGKN from the coding sequence ATGGCGCTTGAAACCCTGCTGCTGGTGGAAGACGACGAGCTACTGGCGACCCAGACACGCCGGGCGCTGGAACGCCACGGCCTGAGCGTGACCCTGGCCGCCGACGCCGGGCAGGCGCGCCAGTGCATGGCCTCCCTGCCCACCCTGGACGCGGCGGTGCTGGATCAGAATCTGGGTGCCGACAACGGGCTTGATCTGATCGCCCCGCTACTGACGCATTTCCCCCAATGCCGGATTCTGGTGTTGACCGGCTATGGCAGCATTGCCGCCGCCGTCGCCGCCACCCGCCGCGGCGCCCATAATTATCTGACCAAGCCCGCCGGAGCCGGCGACATTCTCGACGCGCTGCGACTCGACCCGGCGCAAATGGAGTCCCTGCCAGACTCGCCGCCATCGTTGCAACGGCTGGAATGGGAACATATCCAGCGGGTACTGGACGCCCACGGCGGCAATATCTCCCACGCCGCCGCCGCTCTCGGCATCCACCGGCGCACCCTGCAGCGACGCCTGAAGAAACGTCCCAGCCCGGTGCAATTCGAACGGGAACGGCCAGGCAAGAACTAA
- a CDS encoding autotransporter assembly complex protein TamA translates to MRTERRRRPLALRALLSGLPLVLAVTVNAQARAADKEPVLTIKGDLHDEVRDNVRVLVGLDDAACQPGPGQKALILRQVRNRSEEAMQALGYYQPDIVPQWQDATDDACFGVTLTVTPGPHTTVETLSITFNGEAQQDPAFQNAIDKASLSPGDPLRHDRYEALKRRLQQLLIDRGYAEGSLSTHRLEVDRARHRAKVVMVVDSGPRYSVGEVTINEVPLDSRLVNAYLRFASGEPFNNERLLATQQAYMGTSYFSAARLERSQVNADSKTIDVGINLTVRNRWALLTGVGVSTDTGPRLRLGIENRRVNSAGHRARAETELSDLRQGIGASYQIPMRDPNTERLDLHTRYLNEITDTRESETLSTGVDYIRELPSKWVVTTSLEYLQENFDVADQAEHIELIMPGIQLSRVHADDPIYPRWGWRLGVKVRGAHESMASSSSFVQADSWAKLVLPLGKGRILTRAEVGYTEIDNVRNLPASLRFFAGGDSSVRGFAYESLGPTNDDDEIIGGRHLLVTSVEYDHPISRQWSLAVFSDAGNAFNDFNDYDVERSAGFGARWRSPLGPIRLDLARGLGGGDTWRLHLSMGPDL, encoded by the coding sequence ATGAGGACCGAACGCCGCCGCCGGCCCCTGGCGCTCCGCGCCCTGCTCTCCGGACTGCCCCTGGTGCTGGCTGTTACCGTCAACGCTCAGGCACGGGCGGCGGACAAAGAGCCGGTGCTGACCATCAAGGGCGATCTGCATGATGAGGTGCGCGACAATGTGCGCGTGCTGGTGGGTCTGGACGATGCCGCCTGCCAGCCGGGCCCCGGCCAGAAGGCGTTGATTCTGCGCCAGGTTCGCAACCGGTCAGAAGAAGCGATGCAGGCCCTGGGGTATTACCAGCCGGACATCGTGCCGCAATGGCAGGACGCCACCGACGACGCCTGCTTCGGCGTTACACTCACCGTCACCCCCGGGCCTCACACCACGGTGGAAACCCTGTCGATCACTTTCAATGGCGAGGCGCAGCAGGATCCCGCCTTTCAGAACGCCATCGACAAGGCCAGCCTGTCCCCCGGCGATCCATTGCGCCATGACCGCTACGAGGCACTGAAACGGCGGCTGCAGCAATTGCTGATTGATCGCGGCTACGCCGAGGGCAGCCTGTCCACCCATCGCCTGGAAGTGGACCGCGCCCGGCATCGGGCCAAGGTGGTCATGGTGGTGGACAGCGGCCCGCGCTACAGCGTGGGTGAGGTCACCATCAACGAGGTCCCGCTGGACTCGCGCCTGGTCAACGCCTACCTGCGTTTCGCCAGCGGCGAGCCATTCAATAACGAGCGTTTGCTGGCAACCCAGCAGGCTTATATGGGCACCAGTTATTTCAGCGCCGCACGGTTGGAGCGCAGCCAGGTCAACGCCGACAGCAAAACCATCGATGTCGGTATCAATCTGACCGTGCGCAACCGCTGGGCGCTGCTCACCGGTGTCGGGGTCAGCACCGATACCGGCCCGCGACTGCGATTGGGGATCGAGAATCGGCGCGTCAACAGCGCCGGTCATCGCGCCCGGGCGGAAACCGAACTGTCCGACCTGCGTCAGGGGATCGGCGCCAGCTATCAGATCCCCATGCGCGATCCCAATACCGAACGGCTGGATCTGCACACCCGCTACCTGAACGAAATCACCGACACCCGCGAAAGCGAAACCCTCAGCACCGGGGTCGACTACATTCGTGAGTTACCGTCGAAGTGGGTGGTCACCACCTCGCTGGAATACCTGCAAGAGAACTTCGACGTAGCCGACCAGGCCGAGCACATTGAACTGATCATGCCCGGCATCCAGCTCAGCCGCGTCCACGCCGATGATCCGATCTACCCGCGCTGGGGCTGGCGGCTGGGGGTCAAGGTGCGCGGCGCCCATGAGTCGATGGCGTCGTCGTCCAGCTTCGTACAGGCGGACAGCTGGGCCAAGTTGGTCCTGCCGCTGGGCAAGGGCCGCATCCTGACCCGTGCCGAGGTGGGTTACACCGAGATCGACAACGTCCGCAACCTGCCCGCCTCGTTGCGGTTTTTCGCCGGTGGTGACTCCAGCGTACGCGGCTTCGCCTACGAATCCCTGGGGCCCACCAATGATGATGACGAGATCATCGGTGGTCGCCACCTGCTGGTGACCAGTGTCGAATACGATCACCCGATCAGCCGGCAATGGAGCCTGGCGGTGTTCTCCGACGCCGGCAACGCCTTTAATGACTTCAACGACTACGACGTGGAACGCAGCGCCGGCTTCGGCGCGCGCTGGCGCTCGCCGCTGGGACCGATCCGTCTGGACCTGGCCCGCGGCCTCGGCGGCGGCGACACCTGGCGGTTGCACCTGAGCATGGGGCCGGACCTGTGA
- a CDS encoding translocation/assembly module TamB domain-containing protein produces the protein MALLVVILLPLLLIAGVYGLLASRAGNLWVLERVKPVLPGELTIEDWQGNLLGGAQVAHLQYRQDELVVDLHQLRLSLVPLEALRGWLYLGELHADRVRVYVPPSPPDQAPDNTPFTLPESIALPLGVRIDTFSLNELILEGATDLQLQDLEGQQWAAWQRLNLPRIALTVADTRLDASLSGNLHAPFPAQGDLLWRRPAAGDEVTPQLGGRLIFRGDLNKLNISHDLSAPLTLSSNGSLAWRDQTLSLDLIHEWPAQALPVDTPVPVQLGAGKLTTVGTLDALHIQGDADLEADGHPLTLNLDATASTQSLALKQLHLEGAGQRVSATGSLSYQDGLAWDLNVNGDALNPALVAPDWPGNLTLRAQSKGHWRDDDWRVSVEPLSLTGTLQKKPVALTGKASQPAGGDLSLTLNGRWGRDRITAEGKVGEQLALAGTAAVADLSAWQGQARGALDLRWRLAGTLENPLLSGELGGQQLAWEDWRLPRLDARFNNLTPGNGQQSLTMTLGPVSQGADQRLEQLTLAVQGTRSNHRVTLAAHQDAAEMELALQAALSQDWRWHGRVEQWRLGEPRAGHWALDTPTPFSVSAARQQLETLCLQRQSGEGRLCLGGEHGDGGRFNAEAWLARLPLTLLNPWLGDQLSLAGEVNLDSRFSGTLAAANGEWTLSADHTRLTVRDVGQDHVFDLDTARLDGTLEQGHLASQLALVVAGHGSLDAELNTRLSAAAPIDGRLRLDIPKLDDFAALIPQIGELNGAVRGQLNLSGTQDTPRLNGQIDLTGGRASVPELGIAMEEITFTAAGDAAGLRLDGRARFGEGTLTLDGEWRPQVSPLAVTLNIDGERLQVANRPDAKVWVSPALRLQGNGQDLTLDGTLTVPEAHLEPRELPESAVSVSADQVIIDAETEDRAPLPFAMSVDVVLGDKVSFEGFGLTATLGGDLRVSQQVDQPAQLNGNLTIKEGRYRAYGQNLAIDNGRLMFQGPPENPGLDILAIRKIPSENLVVGVRLSGTLQQPKALIFSNPTLEESEAMSYLLTGRGLSNANQSDAAMVAQALAIYGLQGSGVTRKLSETLGLDEVTIGSDWGGAEDAALMLGKQISERLYLTYAVGIFDAISTVMLRYTLTRQLHLEAQSSSKNQALDLIWEKEFR, from the coding sequence ATGGCTCTTCTGGTTGTGATCCTGCTGCCGCTGTTGTTGATCGCCGGCGTCTACGGGCTGCTTGCTTCCCGCGCCGGAAATCTGTGGGTGCTGGAACGGGTCAAACCGGTATTGCCCGGCGAACTCACTATTGAGGACTGGCAAGGTAACCTGCTCGGCGGCGCGCAAGTGGCGCATTTGCAGTACCGCCAGGATGAGCTGGTGGTGGACCTTCACCAGTTGCGCCTCTCGCTGGTGCCGCTGGAGGCGCTGCGCGGCTGGCTGTACCTGGGCGAACTGCATGCCGACCGGGTGCGGGTGTATGTGCCGCCATCGCCGCCGGATCAGGCACCGGATAACACACCGTTCACCCTGCCCGAAAGCATTGCCCTGCCCCTGGGTGTGCGCATCGATACCTTCTCGCTGAACGAGCTGATTCTGGAAGGCGCCACCGACCTGCAACTGCAAGATCTGGAAGGGCAGCAGTGGGCCGCCTGGCAACGCCTGAACCTGCCCCGAATCGCGCTCACCGTGGCCGACACCCGTCTGGACGCCAGCCTCTCCGGTAACCTGCACGCGCCCTTTCCGGCCCAGGGCGATCTGCTCTGGCGCCGCCCCGCCGCGGGAGACGAGGTCACGCCGCAACTGGGTGGCCGCCTGATTTTTCGTGGCGACCTGAACAAACTGAACATCAGCCACGACCTCAGCGCGCCGCTGACGTTGAGCAGTAACGGCAGCCTCGCCTGGCGGGACCAGACCCTGAGTCTGGATCTGATCCATGAATGGCCGGCCCAGGCGCTACCCGTGGACACTCCGGTACCAGTGCAACTGGGCGCCGGCAAACTGACCACCGTGGGCACCCTCGACGCCCTCCACATCCAAGGCGATGCCGACCTGGAAGCGGACGGCCATCCGCTCACGCTGAATCTGGACGCCACCGCCAGCACCCAATCCCTGGCCTTGAAGCAGCTGCATCTGGAAGGCGCCGGCCAGCGCGTCAGCGCCACCGGCAGTCTGTCCTATCAGGACGGGCTGGCCTGGGACCTCAACGTTAACGGCGACGCCCTCAACCCGGCGCTGGTGGCACCGGACTGGCCCGGCAATCTGACCCTGCGAGCCCAAAGCAAAGGGCATTGGCGTGATGACGATTGGCGCGTCAGCGTCGAACCCTTGTCACTCACCGGCACCCTGCAAAAGAAACCGGTGGCGCTGACCGGCAAGGCCAGCCAGCCCGCCGGCGGCGATCTGAGCCTGACGCTGAATGGCCGCTGGGGCCGGGACCGGATCACCGCCGAAGGCAAGGTGGGGGAACAGTTGGCGCTGGCGGGAACCGCCGCGGTGGCGGATTTGTCAGCGTGGCAGGGTCAGGCCCGCGGCGCCCTCGATCTGCGCTGGCGGCTGGCCGGCACGCTGGAAAACCCGCTGCTCAGCGGTGAACTGGGCGGCCAGCAACTGGCCTGGGAGGATTGGCGCCTGCCCCGTCTCGATGCCCGCTTCAACAACCTCACGCCCGGCAACGGCCAGCAAAGCCTGACCATGACCCTGGGCCCGGTGAGTCAGGGCGCGGACCAGCGCCTGGAGCAATTGACGCTGGCGGTTCAGGGCACCCGTTCGAATCACCGGGTGACACTCGCCGCCCACCAGGATGCCGCCGAGATGGAACTCGCTCTGCAGGCGGCGCTAAGTCAGGACTGGCGCTGGCACGGCCGGGTCGAACAGTGGCGGCTCGGTGAACCACGTGCCGGCCACTGGGCGCTGGATACGCCGACGCCCTTCAGCGTCAGCGCCGCCCGGCAGCAATTGGAAACACTGTGCCTGCAGCGCCAAAGTGGCGAGGGCCGTCTTTGCCTAGGCGGTGAGCATGGCGACGGTGGCCGCTTCAACGCCGAAGCCTGGCTCGCCCGCTTGCCGCTGACGCTGTTGAATCCCTGGCTCGGCGATCAACTCAGCCTGGCCGGAGAGGTCAACCTGGACAGCCGTTTCTCCGGCACCCTGGCCGCCGCCAACGGGGAATGGACCCTGAGCGCCGACCACACCCGGCTGACCGTACGCGATGTGGGACAGGACCATGTCTTCGACCTGGATACCGCCCGTCTCGACGGCACCCTCGAACAAGGGCATCTGGCCAGCCAACTGGCCCTGGTGGTGGCCGGACACGGCTCCCTGGACGCGGAGCTGAATACTCGCCTGAGCGCGGCGGCGCCGATTGACGGCCGGCTGCGTCTGGATATTCCCAAACTCGATGACTTCGCCGCCTTGATCCCGCAAATCGGCGAGTTGAACGGCGCCGTCCGTGGCCAATTGAACCTCAGTGGCACGCAGGACACGCCACGGCTAAACGGCCAGATCGATCTCACCGGCGGCCGCGCCAGTGTGCCGGAACTGGGGATCGCCATGGAGGAGATCACCTTTACCGCCGCCGGCGATGCCGCCGGGCTGCGCCTGGATGGGCGCGCCCGGTTCGGCGAAGGCACCCTCACCCTGGACGGCGAGTGGCGTCCGCAGGTATCGCCGCTGGCGGTCACGCTCAACATCGACGGCGAACGCCTGCAGGTGGCCAACCGCCCGGATGCCAAGGTCTGGGTCAGTCCGGCCCTGCGACTCCAGGGCAACGGCCAGGACCTTACCCTGGACGGTACCCTGACCGTGCCCGAGGCCCACCTGGAACCCCGCGAGCTACCGGAGAGCGCGGTGTCGGTCAGCGCCGACCAGGTGATTATCGACGCCGAAACCGAGGACCGCGCGCCGCTGCCCTTCGCCATGTCGGTGGACGTGGTGTTGGGCGACAAGGTCAGCTTCGAGGGCTTCGGCCTCACCGCCACCCTGGGCGGCGATCTGCGAGTGAGTCAGCAGGTGGATCAGCCGGCCCAGCTCAACGGCAACCTGACCATCAAGGAGGGCCGTTACCGCGCCTACGGCCAGAATCTGGCCATCGACAACGGCCGTCTGATGTTCCAGGGACCGCCGGAGAATCCGGGTCTGGATATCCTCGCCATCCGCAAGATTCCCAGTGAAAACCTGGTGGTGGGGGTACGTCTCAGCGGCACCCTGCAGCAGCCGAAAGCGCTGATCTTTTCCAATCCGACCCTGGAGGAGAGCGAGGCGATGTCCTACCTGCTCACCGGCCGCGGGCTCAGCAACGCCAATCAAAGCGATGCCGCCATGGTGGCCCAGGCACTGGCGATCTACGGCCTGCAGGGCAGTGGCGTGACACGCAAGCTCAGTGAAACCCTCGGTCTGGATGAAGTCACTATCGGCAGCGACTGGGGTGGCGCCGAGGACGCCGCGCTGATGCTCGGCAAACAAATCTCCGAGCGCCTGTACCTGACCTACGCCGTGGGTATCTTCGATGCCATCTCCACGGTGATGCTGCGCTACACCCTGACCCGGCAACTGCACCTGGAAGCCCAGTCCAGCAGCAAGAACCAGGCCCTCGATCTGATCTGGGAGAAGGAGTTCAGGTAG
- a CDS encoding PaaI family thioesterase yields MLSAQEVQTIMYNGLPSAADTALQVEWVEGNRARVRYPFQPSMIRPGGTISGPTMMGLADSAMYAVILGRLGALEMAVTQNLNINFLSKPAPVDMIADAEIIRLGRRSAVLEVRLYSVDSDDMVAHVTGIYALPAPT; encoded by the coding sequence GTGCTGAGCGCGCAGGAAGTACAGACCATCATGTACAACGGCTTGCCTTCGGCGGCCGATACCGCTTTGCAGGTGGAGTGGGTGGAAGGGAACCGGGCGCGGGTGCGTTACCCGTTCCAGCCGTCCATGATCCGCCCCGGCGGCACCATTTCCGGCCCGACCATGATGGGGCTGGCGGATTCCGCCATGTACGCGGTGATTCTGGGCCGGCTCGGGGCGCTGGAAATGGCGGTGACGCAAAACCTGAATATCAACTTTCTCAGCAAGCCGGCGCCGGTGGACATGATTGCCGACGCCGAGATCATCCGGCTGGGACGGCGCTCGGCGGTACTGGAAGTGCGTCTCTACAGCGTCGACAGCGATGACATGGTGGCCCATGTCACCGGCATCTACGCACTGCCGGCGCCTACCTGA